A single Dermacentor albipictus isolate Rhodes 1998 colony chromosome 3, USDA_Dalb.pri_finalv2, whole genome shotgun sequence DNA region contains:
- the LOC135905531 gene encoding O-glucosyltransferase rumi homolog, with protein MMKPSFVVYCVCIVVLSHINVYITCDCPGRSAGTDETCPISDSDHEKRKYYNERWSGYLQAINKSLEGYDPCPDDDNEEKCSCHRSVIDDDLSPWSKSGISAELVERSKPRGVLYQVVNHKLYRSKECMFPFRCLGVEHFILKIVNELPDVEFVLNTRDWPQAHKRIEPLPVFSFSKTRDYSDIMYPAWTFWAGGPAISLYPTGIGRWDLQRDIITKAAKGAWTWDKKQSLGFFRGSRTSSERDPLILLSRSKPDLVDAQYTKNQAWKSDQDTLGQPAAEEVRFEDHCKYKYLFNFRGVAASFRLKHLFLCKSLVLHVGDEWLEFFYPQLKPWVHYIPVTVDLHEVEELLEFAKENDEAVREIAERGYDFIWKHLRMEDVQCYWRSLLKKYASLLRYKVVRDTSLIRIAEKN; from the exons ATGATGAAGCCATCATTCGTCGTTTATTGCGTTTGCATTGTAGTTTTGTCGCATATAAACGTGTATATAACATGTGACTGTCCCGGGCGGAGCGCTGGCACTGATGAGACGTGTCCGATTTCTGACAGTGATCACGAAAAACGTAAGTACTACAACGAGCGCTGGTCAGGTTACTTGCAGGCCATAAACAAAAGCCTGGAGGGATACGATCCCTGCCCAGATGATGACAATGAGGAAAAGTGTTCGTGCCATAGATCGGTGATCGATGACGACCTTAGCCCGTGGTCTAAGTCGGGCATTTCCGCTGAGCTCGTCGAGCGGTCCAAGCCCAGGGGCGTCCTTTACCAAGTCGTCAACCACAAACTCTACAGAAGCAAAGAGTGCATGTTCCCCTTCCGCTGCCTCGGCGTGGAGCACTTCATCCTGAAGATCGTGAACGAGCTGCCTGACGTCGAGTTCGTTCTCAACACACGCGACTGGCCGCAGGCGCATAAGCGTATCGAACCGTTGCCGGTCTTCTCATTCAGCAAGACGCGCGACTACTCGGACATAATGTATCCAGCATGGACCTTTTGGGCCGGTGGTCCGGCCATCAGCCTTTATCCAACGGGCATCGGCCGCTGGGACCTGCAGCGAGACATCATCACCAAGGCGGCGAAAGGAGCCTGGACTTGGGACAA GAAACAGTCTTTAGGATTTTTCCGGGGGTCGCGAACAAGCTCGGAGCGTGACCCTTTGATCCTACTGTCCCGGAGCAAGCCCGACCTTGTCGACGCGCAGTACACCAAAAATCAGGCCTGGAAGTCGGACCAGGACACTTTGGGACAGCCGGCTGCCGAGGAAGTGCGCTTTGAAGATCACTGCAAGTATAAGTACCTCTTCAATTTCCGTGGCGTCGCTGCTAGTTTCCGGCTCAAGCATCTCTTCCTGTGCAAGTCGCTTGTACTTCATGTTGGTGACGAGTGGCTCGAGTTCTTTTACCCACAGCTAAAGCCCTGGGTCCACTATATCCCTGTCACAGTGGATCTCCACGAGGTCGAAGAGCTGCTAGAGTTTGCGAAAGAAAACGACGAAGCGGTGCGTGAAATAGCTGAGCGAGGCTATGATTTTATTTGGAAACACCTTAGAATGGAAGATGTGCAATGCTACTGGCGAAGCCTGCTCAAGAAATATGCCAGCCTTTTGCGGTACAAGGTTGTAAGAGACACGTCTCTTATTAGAATCGCAGAAAAGAACTAA